AGTCCCGCCGCCAAGGCTGGACGAGATGATGACCAGATCCTTGCCTTCTACATCTGCTGCAGTGACAAGGTTGTCTTCCTTCGTTGTCACGGTGTAGCCCGCGGATTCGAGGTGCTTCTGGATCGCAAGGTCACCGGTTTCCAGGGTTGCTTTCCCGGTGATGAACAGCACCTTTGCAGGTTCGCTGGGTTCGGGTGTGGGTTCGGGTGTGGGGTCAGGGGTCGGGGAGACTTCCGTCGAACCGTCCGTACCCGCAGCCCACTTTACAGCTGCATCGAAGAGCGCCCACCCTTCGGGTGTGGTGCTGGCTGCGACCTGGTCGTGGAGGAAGAAACCGACACGGGGTGCGGGTGCCTTCATGCCGACCATCTCGGCGCCGGTGTCATAGGCGAAGACCGTCACCTTGTCGGGCTGACCGACGACGGTGGCGACCTTTGCCGCACCTGCAGACGGAAGGCCGAACATCTCGTAGCCGGCGGTGCCGGTGACTTTCACGGTGCCTTCGAGGCCGGCGGCGAGCGGGCTCGCCGCATCGGTGATGGCCACCTGGGTCTGACCTGCAGCCGCGGCGTAGTCGGTGCCGACCACGGTGCCGGTCATCTTGAGGTCGTCGTACTGCCAGGCCTCACAGGAGATCACCGGCACGGCAACGTCCTTGAGAGTCGCACCGACAGTCCCGCTGTTGAAGCTGGACGAGATGATCACGACGTCCTTGCCCTCCGCATCTGCCGCGGCAACAAGGTCGTCTTCTTTCGTCGTTACTGTGTAGCCCGCGGACTCGAGGTGGTTCTTCACCGCTTTGTCGCCGGGGCTCAGGTACGAGTTCCCGATGACCAGCAGCACCTTTGCAGGTTCGCCGGGCCCGGGTGTGGGTTCGGGGGTCGGTTCCGGCGTGGGTTCGGGGGTCACGTTCCCTGAATCGCCGGCTTCAGCCGCCCATTTCACGGCTGCATCGAAGAGCGCCCACCCTTCGGGTGTGGTGCTGATTGCGACCTGGTCGTGGAGGAAGAAACCGACACGGGGTGCCGGGGCCTTCATGCCGACCATCTCTGCGCCGGTGTCATAGGCGAAGACTGTCACCTTGTCGGGCTGACCGACGACGGTGGCGACCTTTGCCGCACCTGCAGACGGAAGGCCGAACATCTCGTAGCCGGCGGTGCCGGTGACTCGCACGGTGCCTTCGAGGCCTGCCGCGAGCGGGCTCGCCGCATCGGTGATGGCCACCTGGGTCTGACCTGCAGCCGCGGCGTAGTCGGTGCCGACCACGGTGCCGGTCATCTTGAGGTCGTCATACTGCCATGCTTCGCAGGAGATCACCGGCACGGCAACGTCCTTGAGAGTCGCACCGACAGTCCCGCTGTTGAAACTGGACGAGATGATCACGACGTCCTTGCCCTCCGCATCTGCCGCGGCAACAAGGTCGTCTTCTTTCGTCGTTACCGTGTAGCCTGCGGACTCAAGGTGATCCTTCACAGCTTTGTCGCCGGGGCTCAGGTATGAGTTCCCGGTGATCAGCAGCACATCCTTGCCATTGTCCGATTCAGGGGTGGGTTCGGGTGTGGGCTCGGCCGTGGGTGTCGGGGTTGGTGTGATGGTTGGTGTGGGTGTTGGAGTTGGGATCGGTGTGGGCTCAGGTGTCGGGGTCGGAGTCGGCGGGATCACCGGACCAATGACCTTGGTGCCGATGAAGTTGGTCTTCGCGCCGGTCACCTCGACATTGGAGACCTGCACCAGACCGTTCGCAGAGGCCTGGTTGTTGATACCTGTTGCATATCCCGAGATCTTCGAGTTTGCGACCTGGATGGACGCTGGAGCGGAGACCTTCGACTGCACCCTGATGCCTGCGGTCGAGCGGGCCTTGTCGGACGAGATGGTCAGCCCGTTCATGTTCACCTTGGAGCCGCCAGCAAGGAAGAGGACTGGTTCGGGGGAGTTCGCAACCGAAGACGATGCGATCTGCAGACCGCCCGCACCGACACTGAGGATGCGGAAACCGATCAGTGAGCCCTTGTCGCTGGACCCGCTAATGGAACTGCCGTCGGGGTAGTCGCACATAAAGCCGACGATGTTGTCCTCGGAGATACAGTTCTCAAGGGTCATGCCCTCCATGACGATGTACCCGGCACCGAAGTCGGGGCTGGGTGCGCCTGTCTTCTGCTTATAGCCGTTGTCACGGCTGACACAGTCGATGAGCCTGACGTTCTTCAGCGTCGGGGGCGGTTCGGAGTGGAAACCGGACTCCCAGGTGCCCTCGGCGACGCACCTGGTATAGGTGACGTCCTGGACAGTGTCGATGTACTCGGCGATGTCGAAACCGACATCCCAGGCCTCGCCGTACTGGTGCCTCTCACCATAGTACTGGTCGTACCTGCCGCAGTTGATGGCCTGGCAATCCGTGTACCTGATGTTCTTGACGACAGAGGGGGTACCCCAACCGGCACCGTTGTGGACAAAGCCCCAGCGGTCGCAGTCGATCGCCTTACAGTTGATGAACTGGATGTCTTCGACTGTCTTGCTGTACGCGTAGATTATGAAGGCGGCCATGTACGAGTTGTCGACATTGTACACCTTCACATTTTCAATGATGTGGTGGGACGAACTGATGTAGACGCGTCCTTTCCCGTTGATCTGGAGATCGGACACTTTTACATTGCTCACGCTGGAGAGAGAGACTGCTGCGGATGAGACAAAATTCAGAAATGTCGCATCTTCGCCTTCCCCTTTGAGGGTCGTGGAACTTTTCGGGACGACATTTCCGTCCAGGGTGTAATGACCCTTGGAGAGAACGACCGTACCGCCTGCGGGGAGGGCAGCAAGTGCCTTGTTGATCTCAACCTGATCGCTCGTGCCGTCACAGACATAATCTGCCTGATTTTTTACTAAGTTGCTGCTGTCGCTTGCTGCAACAACAAGGGATGCCGCGCCTGCTGCCTGAACAAGACAGGAAAGTAGGGCTAATCCCGCAACTAGTGTTAATAGTGATGCTAATCTCATATACTATCCTCTTAATCCGTTCGTTCTTCACCTTCTGCTCGTTTTTTGGTTTTTTGTATTACAAATAATTAGTTTCGAGTAGCCACATATAAACAATTCTATTTTATAATATCCGCATAATTATCGAGTATTATTGGATAATATGGAGATAGATGACAATAAAAATATAAGGGCGCTCAGAAATGATATTGGATTGAACAATTTATATATATAACAAAGAGCACATGACCGAAGAGCCAGGAAAATATCTCCCCCATCTTCAGAACATTGCTACAGGACAAATTGCTAAAATAACTTCATTGTCGGGACTATTAAATATTTTTAATCGCAATATCATTTTCAGACAAAAGGAATCAAATGTCATTCACCAGGCACTTGTGGGCCGGTTATGCAATTAAAAAAAGAAATGGCCACGAATTATATAGTGATCACATTGCAATTTATAAAATTTTTCTCTGACCCTATCACCGACACATTCGCGACCTTCACACGTCCCCGATTCTCCGCCAGGTTGACGATACCCGGATCATACCCCGAGATCACGCTGTCCCTGACAAAAATTCCGTCCGGGTTTCGTGCCAGTGCATTCACGGTAATCCCGGCAGCAGGGCGCAGGGTCTGGGAATGGATCGCCATATCCTCCAGGGTGACGTTCAGTGTCGGCCCGGTCCAGACATAGACCGGTTCAACGGTGTCCTCGGTGGCGCATGAGCGCAGGTGCAGACCTTTTTCTCCGATGGTCAGCATCAAAAAACCCTTCTCCGACCCCCTATCAAGACAATTGACAAGGTAACTGTCATCGACCCTGGAACAGTGAAAGCCTGCGGTATTGTTTTCAGAGGTACAGTTTTCAAGGTACATCCCCTCATTCACCAGAAATCCTGCACCGAAGTCCACCTCTTCTCCACCAATCTTCTGTTTCTGGGCATTATCACTGCTGGTACAGTTTATGAGTCTTATATTGGTAAGAAGGACGTGAGATTCGGCATGAAACCCTGACTCCCAGCATCCTTCGGCATGGCAGTCGATATATGAGATATTGTCCGCGCTCTGGAGAGACTCGGCGATATCGAAACCCACGTCCCAGGCCTCGCCGTACTGGTGGTCGACACCATAGTACTGGTCATACCGGCCGCAGTTGATCGCCTGACAGTTCGTATAGGTGCAGTCCCGCACAATGTTCGGTTTTCCCTCACCAGAGTGGACAAAACCCCATCGGTCGACGTCTACGGCCCTGCAATTGACGAAGGTGACATTTTCGATCACTTCATTGGCCGCGTAGATCATGAATGCCGCAATATAGGAGTTGTCCACATGGAAGACCTCCACGTCCTCGACATCAACATCTGACGTGCTGATATAGACACTGCCCTTGCCTGTGATCCCGAAGTTCGAGAGGCGTATGTCCTTCCCGGAGTTCATCCTGACCGAGCCTGCAGAGAGGAAGTTCAGGACTGTCATGTCCGGGCCCTGCCCCATGAGTGTGGAGTTATTCGCGGGGTCGAACGAGTCAGTGCAGTAAAATGTGCCGTCCATCAGGACGACCGTGCCTCCTTTCGGAGGGAGAGCGCGGAATGCGGCAGCGATCTCTTTTTGATCGTCCTGGCCGTCGCAGACAAAGTCAGGGGGGTATGGCGTCTTCACCGCGCTTGTTTGTGAGGCAACAATAACGACCGGCCCAGCAGGCCATGGAGGACGTTCGGGTTCGGGGGTGACGTTCTCGTCGACGCGGGGAGGAACAGGAGCCTGAAAAATTATAACGGCAATACCTGTCAGAACAAGGATGAATGCCACCGCCAGAATAATTATCCTTCGTTTATCCGCAGATATCAACTGTTTTCACTCCTTTGAGAAGGACAAACGGTACGAACTGACAGACCCGGAAAAGTTTCCGATCCCCCATTACGACCGGGAGATCCTCCGACACTCTTGCCCCATTTCATCAGCAGGCAGACTCCACTATTATGCTGGTCAATTAAGAACCTTTCGTTCATTTTTTTCGAGCCCCGGTGCAGTATACCAATCAATCGCCCTGTCGGAGATACGCAAAGGAGTCGACCCTGGCGCTCCCCCTCCGGAGGTATCTTTATATCCGGATGTGCACTTACAGCGTGTGATGCCGGGAGATGGGAGCGGCCTGGATATTTTGTTCATAGAACCTTTGAAATCATTCGAAGGTGCCAACGGGAAAGTAACTCACAGTTGCGAACTCATCGACGGACTTGCAGCCCGACACAACAGGCTCCATATCTTTTCGACCGTCGACCGACCCTTTGTGCATACGGACAAAATCATCTGCTCTCCCATACCTGACCGGGGCAATCTTCGACTGTACGGAAGTATTGTCAGGTCCCTTCTTCGCAAGGGTTCTTCCCGGAGATATGACGTCATCTATACCAGAAACTCGTTTTTCGGGGTTCTGGGAGACCTGTTTTTCGGAAGGATCCATGGCACGCCGATCATATGCGAGGTCAACGGCTTTTTCGGAGACGAGATCAGACTTATCGACGACAATCACTCTTCATCATTCATTGCCGCATGGATGAACCAGACCCTCTGTACCGTCTCCGAACTGTACCTGCTCAAGAGAGCCGATGCGATCATCGCCGTGACGGCGGGGATAAAGCGCCACCTGATCGAAGAGTACGGGGTGGACGAAAAAAAGATCACCGTCATCGAAAACGGGGCGAACACCGGGATCTTCAGGCCCGGCGACCAGGAAGAGGCGCGAAATAAGCTGGGCCTGGACATCTCGGCAAGATATGTCTGTTTCACCGGCAATTTTGCCCCCTGGCAGGGCCTGCCCGACCTGATCAGGTCCATTCCCCTGATCCGCGACACCTGCCCGGCAGCCCGCTTCCTGCTTGTCGGCGACGGCGTGATGAGAAAACAGTGTGTCGCCCTGGCAGACGAACTTGGAGTCGGCGATAGAATCTGCTTCACCGGGAGGGTGGCCTATGAGAGCGTACCCGACTATGTCACTGCCAGCGATGTCTGCGTCGCACCGTTTATCAGGGATAGAAATGACAAAATCGGTCTTTCTCCCCTGAAAGTTTATGAATACATGGGGTGCGGAAAACCTGTCGTGGCAAGCGACATCGCAGGTGTCAGAGAACTGCTCGACCTTTCAGGAGGGGGCATCCCGGTCAGACCTGAGGACCCGCAGGCCATCGCTTCGGCTGTTACGATGCTCCTGGTCGACCGCGAGAAGCGGATGCAGATGGGGAGGGCCGGGTGCGAGTATGTCCGAAAAAACAACAGCTGGGAGGTCGTCGCCCGGAAGGTCGGAGAGGTCTGCTCGGAGGTCGCGTCACGTCAGTCTCAGAATGGCCGGGGACACCGACGATAATTTCAGGGAATTTCTGGACATTCTGATCTCGATGAGAAGTATGCCTGTTACCGGGATTGATTGAAAAAAGATATAATTGGCTTTGTAGAAATCCTCCTCCATCGGTTGATAGTGCGTGCCGATCCTCTGCCTTCCCGTTCGCCTGGGGACTTTTGCCCCCGGACCCCCGCGCGAGGATTGGTCCCGGGAAGAAAGGGTCGGAGTCCTGGAGGAGGAAGCCACCCCTGCCCCTATCGTAATGGCAGGGGGTATGGGGGGCGGCAGCCCCCCTGGACCAGGCACTTCTGAACAGAATTTTTTCCCCTATCACTTCAGGAAGTACTTTCCCGCAAGGGTTTCTACAGAGCCATATAAATAGAATGGTATTGTCAGTATGACGCCCGGTCGACATTGTCCGGATGAAACAGAATATATTCGGAAAATAGTGTCGTATACCGATTTTTTCAATACGGTGTTTCCCTAAAGATCGGGTAAAATAGTACACCTGAATCCCGACAACAAAGAAAAGGGGCGGCGAAAGGTGCCGCCAGCGAAAGTCATAAATAAAGCATTGCTATAGGCAGTACAAATCGGGGGAGACAGAAGAGGTACATGCCTGTTTGCGCGGATAGCGCGTCATGCCGATCAGGCGTACAGGCATCGGGGACTTATACCTGAGATTTTCACCGGCAGAGAGGGAAAACAGGCTTCATTGCCAGACCGCGTGCGTACGCACCTTTACGGCACATACCTCCTGCTCGTGATGTCGGGACCTTTGGGCAAGAATATGAATAATGGTCGTGGTGACTGCACATGCAGGTAAAAATTCGCCTATCCAATCGGTTTTCACCGTGGAGACGTATCGAGACGGATAACGCGGATTGCTATATCAAAGGCCACATATTCGTCGACAACATCCTGACAGACGACGAAGACCTGGCATCATATCTCTCGGGGGAGGTGTCTCTGTCTGTCAGAGACAGCGATGATATCGCAGGACTCTTCAGTCACCTGAACGGAGAATATGCGGTTGTCGTCGATGCACCTGACTGCGTGCTCTGCGCCGTCGACAGGGTCAGGAGCATCCCCCTCTTTTATTCCCGGACTCAGGGAGGCCTCCTCGTCGCCGACGAGGCGCAGGCCCTGAAACAGTCGGTGCATGCGGTGCCCGACGACATACGGGCGGCCGAATTTCTCGTGACCGGATTTGTCACCGGCAGAGACACTCTCCTTGACGGGATTGAACAGATACAGGCAGGAGAGTTTCTTCTGCATGATAAGATCACGGGAAAAACCGACCTCTCTCCCCATTACAGGTACGGACACGGGGACTTTTTTCCGGTCTCCGAAGAGGATATGATCGAGCGCCTGGACCAGGTCTGCACGAACGTCTTCGCCCGCCTCATCACGACCACCGTTGACCAGGGGAAACATATCGTCGTCCCCTTAAGCGGCGGACTCGACTCACGAGTCCTTGTGACACTACTCAAACATCTTGGAGTTGAGGACGTGACCTGCTTTACGTACGGGATCAGGAACAATCGGGAGTCGCGGTTCAGCCGGGAGGTGGCCGCTGCACTGG
This window of the Methanofollis ethanolicus genome carries:
- a CDS encoding right-handed parallel beta-helix repeat-containing protein, with translation MRLASLLTLVAGLALLSCLVQAAGAASLVVAASDSSNLVKNQADYVCDGTSDQVEINKALAALPAGGTVVLSKGHYTLDGNVVPKSSTTLKGEGEDATFLNFVSSAAVSLSSVSNVKVSDLQINGKGRVYISSSHHIIENVKVYNVDNSYMAAFIIYAYSKTVEDIQFINCKAIDCDRWGFVHNGAGWGTPSVVKNIRYTDCQAINCGRYDQYYGERHQYGEAWDVGFDIAEYIDTVQDVTYTRCVAEGTWESGFHSEPPPTLKNVRLIDCVSRDNGYKQKTGAPSPDFGAGYIVMEGMTLENCISEDNIVGFMCDYPDGSSISGSSDKGSLIGFRILSVGAGGLQIASSSVANSPEPVLFLAGGSKVNMNGLTISSDKARSTAGIRVQSKVSAPASIQVANSKISGYATGINNQASANGLVQVSNVEVTGAKTNFIGTKVIGPVIPPTPTPTPEPTPIPTPTPTPTITPTPTPTAEPTPEPTPESDNGKDVLLITGNSYLSPGDKAVKDHLESAGYTVTTKEDDLVAAADAEGKDVVIISSSFNSGTVGATLKDVAVPVISCEAWQYDDLKMTGTVVGTDYAAAAGQTQVAITDAASPLAAGLEGTVRVTGTAGYEMFGLPSAGAAKVATVVGQPDKVTVFAYDTGAEMVGMKAPAPRVGFFLHDQVAISTTPEGWALFDAAVKWAAEAGDSGNVTPEPTPEPTPEPTPGPGEPAKVLLVIGNSYLSPGDKAVKNHLESAGYTVTTKEDDLVAAADAEGKDVVIISSSFNSGTVGATLKDVAVPVISCEAWQYDDLKMTGTVVGTDYAAAAGQTQVAITDAASPLAAGLEGTVKVTGTAGYEMFGLPSAGAAKVATVVGQPDKVTVFAYDTGAEMVGMKAPAPRVGFFLHDQVAASTTPEGWALFDAAVKWAAGTDGSTEVSPTPDPTPEPTPEPSEPAKVLFITGKATLETGDLAIQKHLESAGYTVTTKEDNLVTAADVEGKDLVIISSSLGGGTVGTTLRNVAVPVISCEAWLYDDLRMTGTSRGTDYSAAASQTQVAIADAASPLAAGLEGTVKVTGTAGSEMYGLPSAGATKVATIVGQPDKVTVFAYDTGADMVGMKAPAPRVGFFLHDQVAASTTPEGWALFDAAVKWAISNA
- a CDS encoding glycosyltransferase family 4 protein gives rise to the protein MPGDGSGLDILFIEPLKSFEGANGKVTHSCELIDGLAARHNRLHIFSTVDRPFVHTDKIICSPIPDRGNLRLYGSIVRSLLRKGSSRRYDVIYTRNSFFGVLGDLFFGRIHGTPIICEVNGFFGDEIRLIDDNHSSSFIAAWMNQTLCTVSELYLLKRADAIIAVTAGIKRHLIEEYGVDEKKITVIENGANTGIFRPGDQEEARNKLGLDISARYVCFTGNFAPWQGLPDLIRSIPLIRDTCPAARFLLVGDGVMRKQCVALADELGVGDRICFTGRVAYESVPDYVTASDVCVAPFIRDRNDKIGLSPLKVYEYMGCGKPVVASDIAGVRELLDLSGGGIPVRPEDPQAIASAVTMLLVDREKRMQMGRAGCEYVRKNNSWEVVARKVGEVCSEVASRQSQNGRGHRR